One window of Pithys albifrons albifrons isolate INPA30051 chromosome 18, PitAlb_v1, whole genome shotgun sequence genomic DNA carries:
- the BIRC7 gene encoding baculoviral IAP repeat-containing protein 7: MEAFWILVHIFQNRDMGDAAPAEGTEQGAASFQLFDSSMRSMERRLRTFRRWPRSSPVSARDLVEAGFFYVGPRDEVQCFCCGGVLKDWRPGDCPIIEHLNFFPSCKYICGENAGNQEMLHLQEVSDTVDGQFLSLFQETALPNDPEYPEMVTEEMRLSTFQNWPQNSHISPEQLARAGFFYTGRGDVVRCFYCDGGVSSWSFGDDPWREHAKWHPECEFLLQSKGRQFVSTAQETFSTTLLAPSYSWDRTEQDSPPSQDPLRVWKCLAHPSQDQCNTVHNVLQMGFDPLCVANLIEKKFTLAGAFYLSESELISDLLQSEERAGGRSRAVGSRDAARREAGTSRREMQSVQQKESDESQLSTEEQLRRLQEERTCKVCLDRNVSVVFVPCGHLVACEECALNLRLCPICRAVIQGSVRTFMS; this comes from the exons ATGGAAGCATTCTGGATTTTAGTTCATATATTTCAG AACAGGGACATGGGGGATGCAGCACCAGCAGAGGGGACTGAGCAAGGGGCTGCCTCTTTCCAACTCTTTGATTCCAGCATGAGGAGTAtggagaggaggctgaggaCGTTCCGGCGGTGGCCACGCAGCTCACCTGTGTCTGCCCGAGACCTGGTCGAGGCTGGGTTTTTCTATGTGGGTCCCAGAGATGAAGTGCAGTGTTTCTGCTGTGGTGGAGTCCTGAAGGACTGGAGACCTGGAGATTGCCCAATAATAGAGCACCTGaatttcttcccttcctgcaaatACATTTGTGGAGAGAATGCTGGGAACCAAGAGATGCTACATCTTCAGGAGGTCTCTGACACTGTGGATGGGCAGTTCCTCAGTCTCTTCCAGGAGACAGCCCTGCCCAACGATCCGGAATACCCAGAGATGGTCACAGAGGAGATGAGACTCTCTACATTCCAGAACTGGCCACAAAATTCCCACATTTCTCCAGAGCAACTGGCCAGAGCAGGGTTCTTTTACACAG GACGAGGTGATGTGGTGAGGTGCTTTTACTGCGATGGAGGTGTGAGCAGCTGGTCGTTTGGAGATGATCCTTGGAGGGAACATGCCAAGTGGCATCCAGA GTGTGAATTTTTATTGCAGTCAAAGGGGAGACAATTTGTTAGCACTGCTCAGGAGACCTTTAGTACCACCCTGCTAGCTCCA AGTTATTCCTGGGATCGGACTGAACAAGACTCCCCTCCTTCCCAAG ATCCTCTGAGGGTTTGGAAATGCCTGGCTCACCCTTCTCAGGATCAGTGTAACACAGTGCACAATGTCCTACAGATGGGCTTTGACCCCCTGTGTGTGGCAAACCTGATAGAGAAAAAATTCACCCTGGCTGGAGCTTTCTACTTGTCTGAGTCTGAACTGATTTCAGACCTGCTTCAGTcagaggagagagcaggagggagaagCAGAGCAGTGGGAAGCAGAG ATGCTGCTCGGAGGGAGGCTGGAACATCAAGAAGAGAAATGCAATCTGTGCAGCAAAAGGAATCAG ATGAGTCTCAGCTGAGCACAGAAGAGCAGCTGCGCCGCCTGCAAGAGGAGAGGACGTGCAAGgtgtgcctggacagaaatgtGTCTGTTGTGTTTGTTCCTTGTGGCCACCTGGTAGCTTGTGAAGAATGTGCCCTCAATTTGAGACTGTGTCccatctgcagagctgtgatcCAGGGCAGTGTGAGGACTTTCATGTCCTGA